A genome region from Trichoderma asperellum chromosome 7, complete sequence includes the following:
- a CDS encoding uncharacterized protein (EggNog:ENOG41~TransMembrane:1 (i12-30o)) yields MFVGGVRSSKLSALLAGTIIFIIVFAGLAWNQMDSIELPNRTQPNQESAPLKPGQPSSPSPPTEPVKPQTSFRDVWFEVHKPSIKPDAPFYQPFGAFKFEQKHQVHFPEPLGEDLCIIDLDNRPFDVAGQVFGPTVMSWDKDAEKVHGLSVGVLNHWLYAKIHGYKYYFVAIEKPEDRRASWKKAPVISTILKKHKTCLYLDSDAIFQNLDLPFEWLLNYWDISPTNNSLALAVDPDREYNKDKFGKLMLNTGFIITQNNAKTYEIMDAWAGCPEENGKHPECVEFRTNSPGRPTDQGGFGTFIRYDYPDDIKQLACTDANGFPNSDSECEGRFIRHLWTGKDSWIKIFVGQQVPGAYLEMFHKEFLEAKHEFYITEKDLMAKAAAEEAKVPSEARP; encoded by the exons ATGTTCGTCGGCGGCGTGCGATCCTCCAAGCTGTCGGCCCTGCTGGCCGGCacaatcatcttcatcatcgtctttgCCGGCCTGGCCTGGAACCAGATGGACTCCATCGAGCTGCCCAACAG AACGCAGCCAAACCAAGAGTCCGCGCCCTTGAAGCCCGGCCAgccctcatcgccatcaccgcccACTGAGCCTGTCAAGCCGCAGACCAGCTTCCGCGATGTGTGGTTCGAGGTGCACAAGCCTTCCATCAAGCCTGACGCACCATTCTACCAGCCCTTTGGCGCCTTCAAGTTCGAGCAAAAGCACCAGGTCCACTTCCCAGAGCCCTTGGGCGAGGACCTCTGCATCATTGATCTCGACAACCGGCCCTTTGATGTCGCCGGCCAGGTCTTTGGGCCCACTGTTATGAGCTGGGACAAGGATGCTGAAAAGGTCCACGGCCTGTCTGTTGGCGTGCTCAACCACTGGCTCTATG CTAAAATCCACGGCTACAAATACTACTTCGTCGCCATCGAGAAGCCCGAGGACCGTCGTGCTTCGTGGAAAAAGGCCCCGGTCATCTCCACCATCCTCAAGAAGCACAAGACCTGCCTGTACCTCGATTCCGACGCCATCTTCCAGAACCTCGACCTTCCTTTCGAGTGGCTTTTGAACTACTGGGACATTAGCCCCACCAACAACTCTCTCGCCCTGGCCGTTGACCCTGACCGCGAGTACAACAAGGACAAGTTTGGAAAGCTCATGCTCAACACCGGATTCATCATCACGCAGAACAACGCCAAGACCTACGAGATTATGGACGCCTGGGCGGGATGTCCCGAGGAGAACGGCAAGCACCCCGAATGCGTCGAGTTCCGCACAAACTCTCCCGGCCGGCCTACTGACCAGGGCGGTTTCGGCACCTTTATCCGATACGATTATCCCGACGACATCAAGCAGCTCGCCTGCACCGACGCCAACGGTTTCCCTAACAGCGATTCCGAGTGTGAGGGCCGCTTCATCCGCCACCTGTGGACCGGAAAGGACAGCTGGATCAAGATCTTTGTCGGCCAGCAGGTTCCTGGCGCCTACCTCGAAATGTTCCACAAGGAGTTCCTTGAGGCAAAGCATGAATTTTACATTACCGAGAAGGATCTCATGGCCAAGGCAGCAGCCGAAGAGGCCAAGGTCCCATCTGAGGCGAGGCCATAA
- the BTN1 gene encoding battenin CLN3 protein (TransMembrane:10 (i40-61o73-93i100-119o125-146i158-179o191-211i285-303o323-341i353-373o379-398i)), with the protein MSSRPPSASGLLPMPGSPSSSWAMYGSRLRSLVKHPNMRVVVAFWLLGLINNVLYVIILSAAQDLVGSLPKGVVLLADVVPSFFTKLIAPYFIHRVPYPIRVLIFIALSAGGMLMIALTPPSKSVPVKMVGVVLASLSSGGGELSFLGLSHYYGHASLAGWGSGTGAAGLVGAGLYVLLTDWWGFTVQQSLLFSACLPAIMFISFFFVLPLEQLRQGSTLKEYDAVPGGDVEDEVDGEPREQELAASTSALLAPEPSVLSANTAYAMSKGDGNSLNNNLRRAKSLVIPYMAPLFMVYVAEYTINQGVSPTLLFPLESSPFSEYREFYPFYGFLYQLGVFISRSSTAFVRIHHLYVPSLLQVGNLILLTLHAMFFFIPSVYIVFIIIFWEGLLGGAVYVNCFAEIMEKVPAEEREFSLSATTVSDSGGICIAGLISILMETSLCEYQVSHGRDWCQRIGPAHN; encoded by the exons ATGTCTAGTCGACCCCCATCCGCGTCTGGGCTTCTTCCCATGCCGGGATCTCCGTCGTCGTCATGGGCAATGTACGGCTCTCGGCTTCGGAGCTTGGTGAAGCATCCCAACATGAGAGTCGTGGTTGCTTTCTGGCTTCTAG GCCTAATCAACAATGTGCTCTACGTAATCATCCTCTCCGCTGCCCAAGACCTCGTCGGCTCGCTGCCGAAAGGTGTCGTTCTCCTCGCCGATGTCGTTCCCTCGTTCTTCACGAAGCTCATCGCTCCATACTTTATTCACCGCGTGCCATATCCAATACGAGTCCTAATCTTCATCGCACTATCCGCCGGCGGCATGCTGATGATTGCGCTTACTCCTCCATCCAAGTCGGTACCCGTCAAGATGGTGGGCGTTGTCTTGGCCAGCCTGAGTAGCGGCGGCGGGGAGCTTAGTTTCTTGGGGCTGTCCCATTACTACGGACATGCGAGCTTGGCGGGATGGGGATCTGGCACGGGCGCGGCAGGCCTCGTCGGTGCTGGTCTTTACGTGCTGTTGACGGACTGGTGGGGATTCACTGTCCAACAgagcttgctcttctctgcGTGCCTACCCGCCATCATGttcatcagcttcttcttcgtcctccCGCTAGAACAGCTACGCCAAGGCAGTACGCTAAAAGAATATGATGCTGTTCCCGGAGGGGACGTAGAAGACGAAGTGGATGGGGAGCCGAGGGAGCAGGAACTGGCAGCTAGCACTTCTGCCCTGCTTGCGCCAGAGCCTTCCGTTCTGTCGGCGAACACTGCCTACGCGATGAGCAAGGGCGATGGAAACTCGCTCAATAATAACTTGCGGAGAGCCAAGTCGCTGGTGATACCGTACATGGCTCCTCTGTTTATGGTATACGTCGCCGAGTACACGATCAACCAGGGCGTCTCTCCGACACTGCTCTTCCCACTCGAATCGTCACCGTTCAGCGAGTACCGCGAGTTCTATCCGTTTTATGGATTTCTATACCAGCTCGGCGTCTTCATCTCGCGATCCTCTACGGCTTTCGTCCGTATCCACCACTTATACGTTCCGTCTCTGCTTCAAGTGGGAAATCTCATCCTGCTGACACTGCATGCCATGTTTTTCTTCATCCCCTCCGTCTACATTgtgttcatcatcatcttttggGAAGGCCTCCTAGGCGGCGCCGTATACGTGAACTGCTTTGCTGAAATCATGGAGAAAGTGCCAGCGGAAGAGCGAGAGTTTAGTCTGAGCGCTACGACAGTGAGCGATAGCGGGGGCATATGCATCGCGGGATTGATTAGCATCTTGATGGAGACGAGTCTCTGCGAGTACCAGGTCTCGCATGGGCGGGATTGGTGCCAGAGGATTGGACCTGCGCACAACTGA
- a CDS encoding uncharacterized protein (EggNog:ENOG41~TransMembrane:2 (i233-250o256-283i)) — MLSDEDDPMEKITDLLAWGNDVEIVELDKSGHPQQQWLHAHDGHILPIQLKKKSNSLFFRSLREWRKAMLDSFLPVGFPHSVSKDYLAYQMFDSLQAFFSTISSLLANRALLQGLGVGDASSSATFALLLTIMKDAMSRIATIVFAHRFGLRIEPDAKRYRFLADVFNDSAFFLELYSPYFGSWGKVVALSTGQALRALCGVSASASKAALSVHFAKHDNLAELNAKEASQETAVGLIGLLVGTLVVKMIEDHSSVVILMILLVMAHLVTNYLGVCSVCMATLNRQRATILFEEYLRSGTILSPEQVAKRENVIFWSPIMRNLHGKKVVHVEFAESYGHAMSCSDPHDKLIIVDGINHTRFICSRVPGRLTPIKLLLWVGAQPIDAIRAWFAAMEVAWMMGDNGAYTQKLDQIFCDAGVEGNGRKFSIAGRDRDSDFVPRFNRPDLWAKLAEQGWDFETQALETKAPVRLQIRRTRAKNA, encoded by the exons ATGCTGTCCGACGAGGACGATCCGATGGAGAAGATCACCGATCTGTTGGCCTGGGGCAACGATGTTGAGATTGTAGAGCTCGACAAATCTGGCCacccgcagcagcaatggcttcATGCCCACGACGGCCACATCCTGCCT ATTCAACTCAAAAAGAAGTCCAACAGCCTGTTCTTTCGCTCTCTTCGAGAATGGCGCAAGGCAATGCTTGACTCGTTCCTCCCAGTCGGGTTCCCACACTCCGTCTCAAAGGATTACCTCGCATATCAAATGTTCGATTCTCTCCaggccttcttctcaacCATCAGCTCGCTCCTTGCCAATCGTGCCCTGCTTCAAGGCCTGGGAGTAGGCGATGCTTCGTCTTCTGCTACCTTTGCCCTCCTTCTCACAATTATGAAGGATGCCATGTCTCGTATTGCCACCATCGTCTTCGCCCACCGCTTTGGACTTCGCATCGAGCCGGATGCCAAGCGCTACCGTTTTCTGGCAGATGTCTTCAACGATagcgccttcttcttggagctGTACAGTCCATATTTTGGCTCTTGGGGCAAAGTCGTCGCGCTCAGCACAGGTCAAGCGCTCAGGGCCTTATGTGGTGTTTCTGCCAGTGCAAGCAAAGCCGCTCTAAGTGTTCACTTTGCAAAACATGACAATCTCGCAGAGCTCAACGCAAAGGAAGCCAGCCAGGAGACAGCCGTGGGATTGATAGGTCTGCTTGTGGGAACGCTGGTTGTCAAGATGATTGAAGATCACTCCAGCGTCGTTATCTTGATGATTCTCCTCGTCATGGCCCATCTCGTGACGAATTATCTCGGCGTATGCAGTGTCTGTATGGCAACACTGAATCGCCAACGTGCTACAATCCTGTTTGAAGAATACCTTCGAAGCGGCACAATACTGTCTCCCGAGCAAGTtgccaaaagagaaaacgtCATCTTTTGGAGTCCTATCATGCGCAATCTTCATGGAAAGAAAGTAGTTCATGTCGAATTTGCCGAGAGCTATGGCCACGCGATGAGCTGCTCCGATCCGCACGAcaagctcatcatcgtcgacgGCATCAATCATACCCGGTTTATCTGTTCTCGTGTCCCTGGTCGCCTCACTCCCATCAAGCTCCTTCTGTGGGTGGGTGCCCAACCTATCGATGCTATCCGAGCATGGTTTGCCGCCATGGAAGTGGCATGGATGATGGGCGATAATGGCGCATACACACAGAAACTGGACCAAATATTCTGCGACGCCGGGGTCGAAGGCAATGGCAGGAAGTTTAGCATCGCGGGCAGGGACAGGGACAGTGACTTTGTGCCGCGCTTCAACCGTCCCGACCTCTGGGCCAAGTTGGCAGAGCAAGGCTGGGATTTTGAGACACAGGCTTTGGAGACAAAAGCCCCTGTGCGCTTGCAGATTCGGCGTACGCGTGCAAAGAATGCTTAA
- a CDS encoding uncharacterized protein (BUSCO:EOG092D2VEC) has protein sequence MSDTKVYRASTTAPVNIAVVKYWGKRDAKLNLPTNSSLSVTLSQNDLRTLTTASCSSTYSGDDSLLLNGEPSDISGARTQACFRELRARRAALEAADASLPKLSTFPLKIVSENNFPTAAGLASSAAGFAALVQAIANLYELPDSPSELSIVARQGSGSACRSLFGGYVAWRMGDKEDGSDSKADLVAPASHWPSMRALILVVSAAKKGVSSTSGMQQTVATSGLFKSRIETVVPANMALMEDAIKNRDFAKFAEVTMRDSNSFHSTCADTYPPIFYMNDVSRAAIRAVEAINAQAGKTVAAYTFDAGPNAVIYYLEEDAATVLGAFAPLVASTDGWKDGSATNATVKLDEGIASTIKEGVSRVIMTGVGEGPQKTDEFLIAEDGSPVKR, from the exons ATGTCAGACACAAAGGTCTACCGCGCGAGCACCACCGCTCCCGTCAACATTGCTGTTGTCAA GTACTGGGGCAAGCGCGACGCCAAGCTCAACCTCCCCACCAACAGCTCCCTCTCCGTGACGCTCTCACAGAACGATCTTCGAACcctcaccaccgcctcctgctcctccaccTACTCCGGCGACgacagcctcctcctcaatgGCGAGCCCTCTGATATTTCCGGCGCGCGAACCCAGGCCTGCTTCCGCGAGCTGCGCGCCCGCAGAGCTGCGCTCGAGGCTGCCGATGCCTCGCTGCCCAAGCTGTCGACCTTTCCCCTGAAGATTGTCTCCGAGAACAACTTCCCCACGGCCGCTGGTCTGGCGTCGTCCGCTGCTGGATTCGCAGCCCTCGTCCAGGCCATTGCCAACCTCTACGAGCTCCCCGATTCTCCGTCTGAGCTGTCCATCGTTGCTCGCCAGGGCTCCGGCTCTGCCTGTCGCAGTCTCTTCGGCGGCTACGTCGCCTGGAGAATGGGCGACAAGGAGGACGGCAGCGACTCCAAGGCTGACCTCGTCGCCCCCGCATCGCACTGGCCGAGCATGCGAGCCCTGATTCTGGTTGTCAGCGCCGCCAAGAAGGGcgtctcctccacctctGGCATGCAGCAGACCGTCGCCACTTCGGGCCTCTTCAAGTCGAGAATAGAAACCGTCGTGCCCGCCAACATGGCTCTGATGGAGGATGCCATCAAGAACCGCGATTTCGCCAAATTCGCCGAGGTCACCATGCGCGACTCCAACTCGTTCCACTCCACTTGCGCCGATACCTACCCTCCCATCTTCTACATGAACGACGTGTCCAGGGCCGCCATCCGCGCCGTCGAGGCCATCAACGCTCAGGCGGGCAAGACAGTCGCTGCCTACACTTTTGACGCCGGCCCAAACGCCGTCATCTACTACCTGGAGGAGGATGCGGCCACAGTGCTGGGTGCCTTTGCGCCGCTTGTCGCCTCCACAGACGGCTGGAAGGACGGAAGCGCCACAAATGCCACCGTCAAGCTGGACGAGGGCATTGCAAGCACAATCAAGGAGGGCGTCAGCAGAGTCATCATGACTGGCGTTGGCGAGGGCCCGCAGAAGACGGATGAGTTTTTGATTGCTGAGGATGGCTCGCCCGTGAAGCGATAG
- a CDS encoding uncharacterized protein (EggNog:ENOG41) yields MPNYEEISRRAEADLNTYQSKTGNARPLGLDDAGVNSYAEKKFDSAGVTYGDDLSTNRGYNKRIPPSEGGDLDARGRQATGNLYEGQGGPDDKIAESYRQQGGQNDIDIVDARVSDTGGLGSANDIATQGKIASKANVGRNPPGAGGSQFKGSEYYTPESVPDSISAEGWVAPESVTEASRETEGYSQR; encoded by the exons ATGCCCAACTACGAAGAAATTTCACGTCGTGCCGAGGCCGACCTCAACACGTATCAGTCCAAGACTGGAAACGCTCGTCCCCTAGGCTTGGATGACGCCGGTGTCAATTCTTATGCGGAAAAAAAGTTTGACTCTGCCGGAGTTACCTACGGGGATGATTTGAGCACAAACAGAGGCTACAACAAGCGCATCCCTCCGAGTGAGGGAGGAGATCTTGATGCTCGCGGAAG ACAAGCTACAGGAAATCTTTACGAAGGTCAAGGAGGACCGGACGATAAGATTGCTGAATCATACCGTCAGCAAGGCGGCCAAAATGACATCGATATTGTAGACGCACGAGTGTCCGACACTGGGGGTCTTGGCAGCGCCAACGACATTGCGACTCAGGGAAAGATTGCTTCCAAGGCAAACGTAGGAAGAAACCCTCCGGGAGCTGGAGGATCGCAATTCAAGGGCAGCGAGTATTACACTCCTGAGAGCGTGCCTGATAGTATCTCTGCGGAGGGATGGGTAGCACCAGAGAGTGTGACTGAGGCGAGTCGGGAGACGGAAGGGTATTCGCAGCGATGA
- a CDS encoding uncharacterized protein (SECRETED:SignalP(1-37)~EggNog:ENOG41~TransMembrane:3 (o12-32i212-233o245-268i)) — protein MIGPWKLCRIIWRLFLAIFGSWLLLALLWALLPFPSAEHNDNGTDYATKVLLSGKTLRRVYWSSVMVDAYTSRQGFALDYKLDRANLTLAVSGLEQPLSIFRHTLADVNGRMEEANVTARAGDTDGANLPWFPQADAILLFWQIHREYANVPLTLQWSAQEAGVVQKFDISLNGRGHGDDALLSLKMWGNDTSTIRASVPLQPNSSSPSYTYPVRVAVILVLAPFSLLFADVVESFGGLFNTLVSWIFTAIFFGLVVSGVVAAGMYCLGKHPQELVDMVGDELQKLRDSEVMRRWRGTDGEEVPAGNSPEQKKSSTEADVSHVC, from the exons ATGATAGGCCCTTGGAAACTGTGCCGTATAATCTGGCGCCTattcttggccatcttcgGGTCTTGGTTGCTTCTCGCCCTGCTGTGGGcgcttcttccctttccttCCGCTGAACACAATGACAATGGCACCGACTACGCAACCAAGGTCCTCCTCAGCGGCAAGACACTGCGCCGAGTATACTG GAGCTCCGTAATGGTCGATGCTTATACTTCCCGACAGGGCTTTGCGCTTGACTACAAGCTCGATAGGGCCAACCTCACCCTTGCAGTCTCGGGGCTGGAACAGCCTCTAAGCATATTCCGCCATACACTGGCTGATGTCAACGGACGCATGGAGGAAGCCAACGTGACTGCGCGAGCGGGTGATACGGATGGCGCCAACTTGCCGTGGTTCCCGCAAGCAGATGCAATCTTGCTCTTCTGGCAAATTCACCGAGAGTATGCGAATGTTCCGCTCACACTTCAATGGTCGGCGCAGGAGGCAGGAGTGGTGCAGAAGTTCGATATATCACTGAATGGGCGAGGACACGGAGATGATGCGCTTTTGTCTCTGAAGATGTGGGGGAACGACACCTCGACGATCAGAGCCAGCGTCCCATTGCAGCCGaattcttcatcgccatcctACACGTATCCTGTCCGTGTCGCGGTCATCCTGGTACTCGCACCATTTTCACTCTTGTTCGCCGATGTCGTCGAATCCTTCGGGGGACTTTTCAACACTCTTGTGTCCTGGATCTTCACGGCCATCTTCTTTGGACTCGTGGTGTCAGGTGTAGTTGCAGCTGGCATGTACTGCTTAGGGAAACATCCCCAAGAGCTCGTTGACATGGTTGGAGAtgagctgcagaagctgagAGATTCCGAGGTAATGAGAAGGTGGAGAGGCACAGATGGTGAAGAGGTACCAGCGGGTAATTCGCCGGAGCAGAAGAAATCTTCGACTGAAGCGGATGTCAGCCACGTTTGTTGA